In Thiothrix unzii, the sequence ACGGAAATGCAAACCGCGTTGCAAGCTCAGGCCAAAGACATGCGCGACTTACGCAGTGCGGTGAGTAGTGGCACGCTTGCCCGCAGTGATAATGCTGCTACAGCAACAACCACGCCTGCGGTGGCGGCTGCCTTTAACCGCGCTCACGCCATGACCCAACAAGCCGGTTATGCACAAGGCGACTGGAGCGTGAATGCGTTTGGCAATAACCTTAAAACGCTTACCCCGCTGGTATCTACCGATGCATATGCCTCTGATGTGCAAAGTTACGTGCAGGAAAGTCTGATTACCCGCAACCCCGATACGCTAGAGTGGGAAGGTTTGATTGCCAAAAGCTGGCAAGTGAGCGCGGATGGCTTGACGATTACTTTCCAGATGCGCGATGACGTGACCTTTTCAGATGGTAAACCGCTGACGGCGGACGATGTGGCGTTCACCTTTAATTTTATTATGACTGAGGCGATTCAAGCTCCGCGTGAGCGTGCGTATCTGGAGAAAATCGCGAGTGTCAAAGCCAATGGTAAATACGAAGTCGTGTTCACTTACAAAGAGCCGTATTTCGAGGCATTGTCGCTGGCGGGCGGCATGACGATTTTCCCCAAACATTTTTACGAGCCTTACCTGAAAACCCCGCAGGCGTTTAATGAGTCAAAAGGTTTGTTATTGGGGAGCGGCCCTTATCAAATGCCTGATCCTAAAGGCTGGACACCGGATAAAGGCAATGTGGAACTGGTGCGCAATGAGCGTTACTGGGGTGATGTACAGCCGTCTTACAACCGCATTTTGTGGAAAATCATTCAAAACGACAGTGCGCGTTTAACCACCTATCGCAATGGTGAAATTGATGCTTACGGCGCACGCCCCAACGAATACGCGGATTTGAAACAAGACCCGCAAATGATGGGTAAAAGTCAGAATTTCGAGTACATGCCGCCTGTGGCTGGTTACAGTTACATTGGCTGGAATCAAGAACGTGGCGGCAAACCAACGCGCTTTGCAGATAAGCGAGTGCGTCAAGCGATGTCGCATTTGACCGACGTGCAGCGCGTGATTAAAGACGTGTTTTTGGATTACGCCGAGCCTGCGGTTAGCCCGTTTAGCAATACCAGTAAGCAACACGACCCTGCGTTACAGCCGTATGCGTTTAATCTGGAAAAAGCCCAAGCCTTGTTGAAGGAAGTGGGTTACGAAGACCGCAATAAAGACGGGGTGCTGGAAGATGCAGCGGGGCAGCCGTTTGAATTCAAGTTGACGTATTTCGATGCGAATGAAGATACCAAACGTATGGTGTTGCTACTCAAGGATTTATACGCTAAGGCTGGGGTGAAAATGATCCCGTTCCCACAAGAATGGCCGGTCATGTTGGAGTCTTTGAATAAAAAGGATTTTGACGCGATTACGCTGGGTTGGACGAGCGGTATTGAAACCGACATTTACCAGATGTTCCACAGTTCGCAGGCAAAAACCGACGGTGATAATACCATCAGCTACAAAAATCCGGCATTGGATAGCTTGATTGATAAGGCGCGGGCGACGGTGGATGAAGCAACGCGGATGCCGTTGTGGCAACAGGCGGAGCATATTATGTATGACGATCAACCTTATACGTTTTTAATGCGCCGTAAGACTTTGGCGTTTATTGATAAGCGCATTCACAACCTGCAAATGACCAAGCTGGGGTTAAACCGTGGGCTGTTGCCGTTGGAAAATTACGTGCCTTCCGCCCAGCAAAAGTACCAACAGTAACGGGGTGTTACGATGCTGACTTACCTGTTACGTCGTGTGTTGCTGATGATTCCCACCTTGTTGGGGATTACGCTGGTGGTGTTTAGCGTCATGGTATTGTCGCCGGGCGGGATCAGTGCGCAAACGCTGGTAGAAGGCTCGGATATGAAGCCGCAGGAAAAACAGGCGTTAATGGCGTATTACAACCAGCGTTATGGGTTGGATCAGCCTGCGCCGATTCAGTATTTGCGCTGGTTGAATAATGTGTCGCCGATTGGCTTTACCCAAGATGCTGAAGGTGATTACAACGGGTTTTCCTTCACCAAGGGCATGGATTTAGGCACGAGTTTTATGTACGGGCGACCGGTGGGGGAGATTCTGGCGGAACGCATTCCGATTACTTTGTTGCTGAATGCGGTAACGATTCCGTTGATTTATTTGGTTGCGATTATTGTTGGGGTGAAGGCGGCGCAAGATCGCGGCGGGCGTTTTGACGTGTTTTCTAACGTGTCGATGCTGGCGTTGTGGTCGATGCCAACGATGCTGGCGGGGGTATTGTTGCTGGGGTTTTTCGCTAATGTGCAACATTTTCAGTGGTTCCCGACCGCCGGGATTTCCAGTCGTGCAGCACAAGATATGCCGTTTTTGCCGCACTTCTTGAACGGCGTGTTTGTGTCCGGTTTCTTGCTGGATCGGGTGTGGCATTTGGTTTTGCCGGTTATTTGTTTGTCGTATGCCGGGTTTGCGGGTTTGGCAAAATTGACCCGAACATCGGTGTTGGAAAATTTGCACGCGGATTACGCACGCACTGCCCGCGCTAAGGGGCTGGCAGAGCCAGATGTGTTATGGCGGCACGTGTTTCGTAACAGTTTATTGCCGTTGATTACAGTATCGGCGGGGCTATTGCCGAGTTTATTAGCTGGTTCGCTGATTGTGGAAAATATTTTTAGTATCAATGGAATGGGGCAGTTAGCGGTGGAGGCAGTGAAAGGCCGTGACCGTGAGTTGGTGCTGTCGATTACTTGGATTAGCGGATTTTTGACCTTGATAGGGTATTTGATTGCTGATTTTTGTTACACCTTGGCTGATCCGAGGGTGAGCTATGACTAAACATGAAGTCAGCCGCGAGTCATTTTCCCGGCGTATTTGGCGTAAAACTTGGCAAGGCTGGGGCGTAAAACTGGGTTTTGCGTGGATTGCGGTGCTGGGTTTTGCGGGAGTATTCGCGCCGTTTCTGGCGAATTCGATGCCGTTGTTAATGCGTAAAGACGGGGTGATTTCCGCGCCGGTATTGGATTATTTGACCAAGGAAGATGTGTTGGTGCTGGCGATGTTCGCGCTGTTGGTGATTTTAGCGGGGGTGTCGTGGAGTGCGGGGAAACGGTTGCTGGTTTTTATCGCGGGGACATTGCTGGCAACGTTGCTAATCAACGCCTTACTTACGCCGCCGAGTGTGGTGATTTACGATCAGTTTCGCAGCGCAGCTTACACCCAAGTCGAGTGGCGGGTGATGCCGCCGATTGAGTACACCCCGCAGGATTATTTACGCGATTTTGGCGATACCGGTTTGGAAGAGCCATTAGAGGCGACTGAGCGCACCCATTGGATGGGGACTGAGGAAAACGGCGCGGATGTATTGAGCCGAATGATTCATGCCTCGCGGATTGCTTTGAGTATTGGCTTGATTGCTACAGGCATTTCCTTGGTAATCGGGGTGATTCTGGGCGGTTTAATGGGGTATTTTTCCGGCGTAATCGACATGCTGGGAATGCGCTTGGTGGAGATTTTTGAGTCGATTCCGACGCTGTTTTTGCTGCTGACATTCGTAGCGTTTTTCGGGCGCAGTTTATACATGATGATGATCATTATCGGTGTCACCAGTTGGTCGGGGTATGCGCGGTACATTCGGGCGGAATTCCTGAAATTGCGTAAACAAGATTATGTGCAGGCAGCGGTGGCGGGTGGTTTGCCGCTGTCGTCGATTTTGTTCAGGCACATGCTACCGAACGGGGTTGCGCCGTTATTAGTCGGGGTGAGTTTTGGGGTGGCTTCGGCGATTTTGGCGGAAGCGACCTTGAGCTTTTTAGGCTTAGGCTTAGTGGACGCGCCGTCGTGGGGGCAAATGTTGAATCAGGCGGTGAAATCGTCGCTGTTTAACTGGTGGATGGCGGTGTTTCCGGGCGGGGCGATTTTCCTCACGGTATTTGCTTATAATCTGATTGGGGAGGCATTCCGCGATGCGATTGACCCGCAATTGTCGCGTAACGCGGGA encodes:
- a CDS encoding peptide-binding protein; its protein translation is MQKRLTAKDWILYALIAVLITLLLLVMYQIDRQWLRLTEMQTALQAQAKDMRDLRSAVSSGTLARSDNAATATTTPAVAAAFNRAHAMTQQAGYAQGDWSVNAFGNNLKTLTPLVSTDAYASDVQSYVQESLITRNPDTLEWEGLIAKSWQVSADGLTITFQMRDDVTFSDGKPLTADDVAFTFNFIMTEAIQAPRERAYLEKIASVKANGKYEVVFTYKEPYFEALSLAGGMTIFPKHFYEPYLKTPQAFNESKGLLLGSGPYQMPDPKGWTPDKGNVELVRNERYWGDVQPSYNRILWKIIQNDSARLTTYRNGEIDAYGARPNEYADLKQDPQMMGKSQNFEYMPPVAGYSYIGWNQERGGKPTRFADKRVRQAMSHLTDVQRVIKDVFLDYAEPAVSPFSNTSKQHDPALQPYAFNLEKAQALLKEVGYEDRNKDGVLEDAAGQPFEFKLTYFDANEDTKRMVLLLKDLYAKAGVKMIPFPQEWPVMLESLNKKDFDAITLGWTSGIETDIYQMFHSSQAKTDGDNTISYKNPALDSLIDKARATVDEATRMPLWQQAEHIMYDDQPYTFLMRRKTLAFIDKRIHNLQMTKLGLNRGLLPLENYVPSAQQKYQQ
- a CDS encoding ABC transporter permease, encoding MLTYLLRRVLLMIPTLLGITLVVFSVMVLSPGGISAQTLVEGSDMKPQEKQALMAYYNQRYGLDQPAPIQYLRWLNNVSPIGFTQDAEGDYNGFSFTKGMDLGTSFMYGRPVGEILAERIPITLLLNAVTIPLIYLVAIIVGVKAAQDRGGRFDVFSNVSMLALWSMPTMLAGVLLLGFFANVQHFQWFPTAGISSRAAQDMPFLPHFLNGVFVSGFLLDRVWHLVLPVICLSYAGFAGLAKLTRTSVLENLHADYARTARAKGLAEPDVLWRHVFRNSLLPLITVSAGLLPSLLAGSLIVENIFSINGMGQLAVEAVKGRDRELVLSITWISGFLTLIGYLIADFCYTLADPRVSYD
- a CDS encoding ABC transporter permease — its product is MTKHEVSRESFSRRIWRKTWQGWGVKLGFAWIAVLGFAGVFAPFLANSMPLLMRKDGVISAPVLDYLTKEDVLVLAMFALLVILAGVSWSAGKRLLVFIAGTLLATLLINALLTPPSVVIYDQFRSAAYTQVEWRVMPPIEYTPQDYLRDFGDTGLEEPLEATERTHWMGTEENGADVLSRMIHASRIALSIGLIATGISLVIGVILGGLMGYFSGVIDMLGMRLVEIFESIPTLFLLLTFVAFFGRSLYMMMIIIGVTSWSGYARYIRAEFLKLRKQDYVQAAVAGGLPLSSILFRHMLPNGVAPLLVGVSFGVASAILAEATLSFLGLGLVDAPSWGQMLNQAVKSSLFNWWMAVFPGGAIFLTVFAYNLIGEAFRDAIDPQLSRNAGVNG